CCCATGTCGCGTTACAGTCATATTATTAAGCTTCCCAATTGGAATAAGTTCCCCAACATCGAAGATTTGCCTTTCTTTGATGTTGAATTCGTCCGTAAGTTCGTCCTATCTGATAGCCCTACTACATCTCCAGATTACAAGGTCATGGTCATGTATGACACTGGACAGTTAGGGCTTTGGAAATCCGGTGAAGAGGAGTGGACGGCAGTGAACTCCCCCACAGATGAATTTTGTGATGTCATATATTATAAGGGGTCCTTTCTTGCTGTCGATTATGAGGATAGGATATTGAGGTGCGATGTGGATGGACCAACTCCGTTTGAGGCTCAAGTAGTTTTCCAGGTGCCGCAAAGACTCCAAGAATTCGAGCATGAGTATCCCTCAGGATCCCTTTGGGATTTGGATCAAGTGTATCTAGTGCAATCAACGACAGGATCTCTGTTGTTTGTGTCAAAATGGGAACAACTAACATCTACCATAACCTTTCGATTCCGTGTTCTCGAGATTGACCTGGATACTCAAACGTGCACAGAAGTTGAGAACTTGGAGAACACATCCCTCTTCTTGGGCTACACcaattcttccttctctttggaGGTCGATGAAGATCATCTCATCAAGCcaaattgtatttattttacttactTCTGGCTCTCATCGTCCCAGTTTACTGAAGATGGAGGAGACACAGGCATGGGAATATACCACCTCGAAGATGGTACGGTCGAGCTGCATGTCAAGGGGAAATCTTCTCCTCCGCTTTGGATCGAACCATGCTTTTAAGCCACAGCTAAAAAGTTTGGCTTGTTGTCAATGATGAAGTGAGCAGATTAGTGGAATCAAGCGATAGAGACACGGTTAGTCCAAAAAGTTAGCAATTCATTTTATAAAGATGTAATTGTTAGGTCATTGGAAGTAATATTGTACTGACATCTGAATTTGTGCTTTCAATGCTTCGAATTTTACACTTAATATTGACAATATCTTGGTATTAGCTGTCTGGATGTCTGTTctacacaaaaacaaaatagagtgAAGGCAAACATAGGGTTTGAACTTTGAACAAGGAAAAAATGAAGGGTTGAAAATAATGTTGATTCCTTCAGTGGGGTtaactatttttcttctctttttattcattAGGCCTTACATTAGATCCACAGACCAAAAAGAATTCTGCAAGAACGTCGCTCGCATGAAAGGGGGATATTCAACTGGATTATCTGAATCTCTACACTACACATTTCAAGTGACATACATTTTCTAGTAACCAATGAAAAGCAAATCATTATGGTCAGTGAAATTAGTAAATATCATGTTGTTAATAAGGATCTCGCCAATCTTGAATGATTAA
This region of Eucalyptus grandis isolate ANBG69807.140 chromosome 8, ASM1654582v1, whole genome shotgun sequence genomic DNA includes:
- the LOC120287664 gene encoding F-box/kelch-repeat protein At1g57790-like isoform X1; the encoded protein is MASTSRTRNWAELPQELLQLCSQRLCLKNLSAFRAVCRSWQSAAVKERSDVPWLMLTDKKGMPWREFFCLSCQQVHKKLLPEVMANGYFSSQGWVLMTSRDGEFHMLKNPMSRYSHIIKLPNWNKFPNIEDLPFFDVEFVRKFVLSDSPTTSPDYKVMVMYDTGQLGLWKSGEEEWTAVNSPTDEFCDVIYYKGSFLAVDYEDRILRCDVDGPTPFEAQVVFQVPQRLQEFEHEYPSGSLWDLDQVYLVQSTTGSLLFVSKWEQLTSTITFRFRVLEIDLDTQTCTEVENLENTSLFLGYTNSSFSLEVDEDHLIKPNCIYFTYFWLSSSQFTEDGGDTGMGIYHLEDGTVELHVKGKSSPPLWIEPCF
- the LOC120287664 gene encoding F-box/kelch-repeat protein At1g57790-like isoform X2, with the protein product MASTRTRNWAELPQELLQLCSQRLCLKNLSAFRAVCRSWQSAAVKERSDVPWLMLTDKKGMPWREFFCLSCQQVHKKLLPEVMANGYFSSQGWVLMTSRDGEFHMLKNPMSRYSHIIKLPNWNKFPNIEDLPFFDVEFVRKFVLSDSPTTSPDYKVMVMYDTGQLGLWKSGEEEWTAVNSPTDEFCDVIYYKGSFLAVDYEDRILRCDVDGPTPFEAQVVFQVPQRLQEFEHEYPSGSLWDLDQVYLVQSTTGSLLFVSKWEQLTSTITFRFRVLEIDLDTQTCTEVENLENTSLFLGYTNSSFSLEVDEDHLIKPNCIYFTYFWLSSSQFTEDGGDTGMGIYHLEDGTVELHVKGKSSPPLWIEPCF